The Benincasa hispida cultivar B227 chromosome 11, ASM972705v1, whole genome shotgun sequence genome has a segment encoding these proteins:
- the LOC120091162 gene encoding transcription factor MYBC1-like — protein MKEDDSNWFSKWESELPSPEELMPLSQTLITPDLALAFDITNSNPPINNNSHPPPPPPPPPVLTQPSSADFGDSGDLASGAGDEPARTLKRPRLVWTPQLHKRFVDAVAHLGIKNAVPKTIMQLMSVDGLTRENVASHLQKYRLYLKRMQGISGGSGGGTSGGAGLPSAASDPATDHLFASSPVPAHFLHSARGNSDHFLPFVPVGALQHHHHQMAAAAAQYHRQVAQFGSPPNGQLEHPFLTRSVHRIGAPVSTPATNYSEDLDSGNGTGGRKVLTLFPTGND, from the coding sequence ATGAAGGAAGATGATTCAAATTGGTTCTCAAAATGGGAATCAGAGCTTCCTTCTCCTGAAGAATTGATGCCTCTTTCTCAAACCCTTATCACCCCTGATCTTGCTTTAGCATTTGATATTACTAACTCAAATCCTCCCATTAATAACAATTCTCATCCACCGCCGCCTCCGCCGCCGCCTCCGGTGCTCACTCAGCCGAGTTCTGCAGATTTTGGGGATTCAGGGGATTTAGCGTCCGGCGCTGGCGACGAACCTGCCAGAACACTGAAGCGGCCGCGGCTTGTCTGGACTCCGCAGCTTCATAAGCGATTCGTTGACGCCGTTGCTCATCTAGGGATAAAAAATGCCGTACCTAAAACCATAATGCAGTTGATGAGCGTCGATGGGTTAACTCGTGAGAACGTAGCTAGCCATTTGCAGAAATACCGCCTCTATCTGAAGCGTATGCAGGGGATTTCCGGTGGTAGTGGTGGCGGAACTAGTGGTGGTGCTGGATTGCCTTCAGCCGCTTCAGATCCCGCTACCGATCATTTGTTTGCTAGTTCCCCTGTTCCGGCTCATTTTCTTCACTCTGCTCGGGGTAATTCCGACCATTTCTTGCCGTTTGTTCCCGTTGGAGCTCTGCAGCATCACCACCACCAGATGGCTGCCGCTGCTGCTCAGTACCACCGGCAAGTGGCTCAGTTTGGGTCGCCGCCGAATGGGCAACTTGAGCACCCGTTTTTGACTCGGTCTGTTCACCGGATTGGAGCTCCAGTGAGTACTCCGGCGACGAATTATAGCGAGGATTTGGATTCGGGTAATGGAACAGGAGGAAGGAAGGTTCTTACTCTTTTCCCCACCGGAAATGATTaa